The Terriglobales bacterium genome includes a window with the following:
- a CDS encoding putative sulfate/molybdate transporter — protein sequence MTLDASPVPGAAPPEATTAPPAPAPRGLRDILSYARLDRHEIAGSLGDLGTFLPLLVAMSAQNGLDFSAALFFAGLFNLITGMTFAIPMAVQPMKAIAAIALTQGMSASQIVAAGAGVSLVVLLLGVTGLIGWVNRAIPKSVVRGLQLALGLSLVMKGLELISSTHAWLAADSFLTALLAAGIVFASGSFRKVPAALTLFCAGLAIAIWKTPEIGAGLHLGLTFPHLQPPSWGDFLTAFPRAALPQIPLTILNSVIAVCALSFDLFPTRAAPVRRVAISVGAMNLVGAWFGAMPMCHGAGGLAGQYRFGARTNGSVLFLGTAKMLVAVLFGASLMALCRLFPHSVLGVMLAVSGVELSLVCRDQRARGDALPMLVTAGICLGSDFALGFAGGLAVALVMRLPFFRPEES from the coding sequence ATGACGTTAGATGCGAGTCCGGTTCCTGGAGCCGCCCCGCCCGAGGCGACCACTGCGCCCCCGGCTCCCGCCCCGCGTGGCCTGCGGGACATCCTGAGTTACGCCCGCCTCGACCGTCACGAGATTGCCGGCTCGCTGGGCGACCTAGGCACCTTTCTGCCCCTGCTGGTAGCCATGTCAGCACAGAACGGCCTGGATTTCTCCGCGGCGCTGTTCTTTGCCGGCCTCTTCAACCTGATCACTGGCATGACCTTCGCCATCCCCATGGCGGTGCAGCCCATGAAGGCCATTGCCGCCATCGCGCTCACCCAGGGGATGTCGGCTTCCCAGATCGTGGCCGCCGGGGCCGGCGTCAGCCTGGTGGTGCTGCTGCTGGGCGTGACGGGCTTGATCGGCTGGGTGAATCGCGCCATCCCCAAGAGCGTGGTGCGCGGGCTGCAACTGGCGCTCGGGCTTTCACTGGTAATGAAGGGCCTGGAACTCATCAGCTCCACCCACGCCTGGCTCGCGGCCGATAGCTTCTTGACGGCGCTCCTGGCCGCCGGCATCGTCTTTGCCAGCGGCTCCTTCCGCAAGGTACCGGCGGCGCTCACCCTCTTCTGCGCCGGGCTAGCCATCGCCATCTGGAAAACCCCGGAGATCGGCGCCGGACTCCATCTGGGATTGACCTTTCCCCACCTGCAGCCGCCTTCCTGGGGCGACTTCCTGACCGCCTTCCCCCGGGCAGCGCTGCCCCAGATCCCGCTCACCATCCTTAACTCTGTGATTGCGGTGTGCGCGCTTTCCTTCGACCTGTTTCCCACGCGCGCGGCCCCGGTGCGGCGGGTGGCGATCTCCGTGGGCGCGATGAACCTGGTGGGCGCCTGGTTCGGAGCCATGCCCATGTGCCACGGCGCCGGCGGCCTCGCCGGACAGTACCGCTTCGGCGCCCGCACCAATGGCTCGGTACTCTTCCTGGGAACGGCGAAGATGCTGGTCGCAGTCCTCTTTGGCGCTTCGCTCATGGCGCTGTGCCGCCTGTTCCCGCACAGCGTGCTGGGGGTGATGCTGGCCGTCAGCGGGGTCGAACTCTCGCTAGTTTGCCGCGACCAGCGGGCGCGCGGCGACGCGCTTCCCATGCTGGTCACCGCCGGGATCTGCCTGGGATCCGACTTTGCGCTGGGATTCGCCGGGGGATTGGCCGTCGCCCTCGTGATGCGGCTGCCTTTCTTCCGACCGGAAGAGAGCTAG